DNA from Mesorhizobium loti R88b:
GCGAGGGGCCATCCTTGGGCCGGCCGAAATGAGCGAGCAGTATGACCTTGGCACCCTTGGCGGACAGTTCGGCGATGGTCGGCGCGATGCGCTCGATGCGGGTGGCGTCGGTGACCTTGCCGTCGGCGACGGGAACGTTGAGGTCGACGCGCACCAGCACACGCTTGCCGCTGATGTTGCCGATGTCGTCTAGGGTCTTGAAGGCGGCCATGCGGGTTCCTTTCCTCGGGAAAATCGCCGGGACCATACCCCGCGTTGACGACGATGCAAGGCCCGAAAGGCGGGCGCGCGGAAAAATGATCCAACGGCCAGATCGGGCTCCGTCAGCCTTCGGTCGTCGCTTTCTGTGCCTCCGGCGCTTCGGGCGGAGTGCCTTCGGGCCGAGCCGCTTCCATCTGCGTTTCCGTCGGCTTGCGCCAGTTGCGGATAAACGCGCTCAGGCGATCGCCCATCTCGCCGGCGCTCAGGAAGACGGGCACACGCGCCACCGGCGCTGTCGGCTCGAAGGAGAGGCCGAGACCCGTGATCTTGCCTTTGTCGTCGACATCTCTGACGATCAGCTCGATCTGGCCGATCAGCACGCGATCGGCATATTCGGCATGGCCGCCAAGCCGGGCGGTGACCAGCGCGCCAACGGTCTGTTTCTGCTCCGCTTCGGTCAGGCCCGGCGTGTAGGCTGCTTCCAGTTCGGCTGCGGAGCGAGCGGGATCGACGGCGAAGGCGCCGAAGAAATCGGCATCCTCGGGGTCGACCACGGCGCGGCTGGCGAACAGCTTGTCGAGCAGGCGCGGATAGCGGTCCGGCACGAAGATGTAGACCTGGTCGCCGGCGGCGAGCCGGCCCATGTCCTGGAAGCGCATCGAGCGGCCGTCGCGCAGCACCAATGAGGGCCGCGCCCAGCGCGGAATGCGTTCGCCGCGCGCCACCGGGCTGCCGGGTGCGACGCGATAGGCGAGAAGCTCGTGATGGGCGGAGCCAGGCAGTTCCAGTTCAACCTTGTCCAGCGGCCCAAGGCGCGCCGGCACGATGAGGCCAAGGCGGCGCGCCAGCGGGCCGACGGTCCAGCCCTGGATGACCAGCGACACCAGCACGATGATGAAGGCGGTGTTGAAGATGACGCGGCCGTTCTCCAGTCCGCCGAGCAGCGGCGTGATGGCGAGCAGGATGGACACCGCGCCGCGCAGGCCCACCCAGGAGACGAAGGCGACTTCGGGACGCGGCAGGCGGAACGGGATCAGGCAAAGCCAGACCGCGATCGGGCGGGCCACGAACATCAGGAACAGGCCAAGCGCTATCGCCGGCACCATGATGGCCGGAAATTGCGAGGGCGTCGCGAACAGGCCAAGGATCAGGAACATGATAATCTGCGCCAGCCACGACATGCCGTCCTGGAAGCGTTTCAGGATGGTGACGGCGCGGATGTCGGAATTGCCGGCAATGAGACCGGCGATATAGACCGCCAGGAATCCCGAACCGCCAATGGCGCCGGCCGCGGCAAAGACCATCAGCGACAGGGTCAGCACGAAGATCGGCAGCAGGCCATGGTCGAGATTGAGCCGGTCGACGAGGCGCACGATGGCAAGGCCGCCCAGCACGCCGACGAGTGCGCCAAGGCCCATGTTGAGGAAGAAGCCAAGGATCAGGCTGGTGAGCAGGACATTGGTTTCGGGGTTGGCGTGCGCAGCGATGATCTCGACCAGCGTGATGGTCAGGAAGATGGCGATCGGGTCGTTGGTGCCGGATTCCACCTCAAGCGTTGAACGCACGCGCTCGCGCAGATTGATCTCGCCGGCGCGCAGCAGGAAGAACACCGCCGCGGCGTCGGTCGAGGCGACTGCGGCACCGAGCAGGAAGGACTCCAGCCAGCTGAGGTTGAGCAGATAGTGGGCGGCGGCGCCGAAGAGCCCGGTGGTGAGAAGCACGCCGACGGTTGCCAGCGACAGCGCCGGGCCAGCCGCCTGCCGCAAGGCGTTGAGCGGCGTGCCGAAACCGGAATCAAACAGGATGACGGCGAGCGCCAGTGAGCCGGCAAAATACGCGATGCGGGCATTGTCGAACTCGATGCCGAGGCCGTCGGTGCCGGTGGCAAGGCCGATGCAGAGAAACAGAAGCAGGAGGGGAGCGCCGAAGCGGAAGGCAATCAGGCTCGAAAACGCGGCGGCGACGACAAGAGCTGTGCCAACCAGCGTGACGAGATAGATCGCATGCTCCATCCGTGATTTGCCCCTCGAATTCCTCTGCCTTACCGATTCAAGGGAGAGTGGGGCGAAGGCATGGCCAGTGCAAGGCGGGAGGGTGGTTTTTTGCCCTGAGCTGCTGATTTTCCGCTGTTGCGGCAAATGAAAAACGCCCGGACAAAGCCGGGCGTTTCAAGTCTTCAGAAGGGGAGCCTTCAGATCAGGCGATGGTCTTGCCGAAGGCGACCGCGGTGTCGCTCATACGGTTGGAGAAGCCCCATTCATTGTCGTACCAGGACAGCACCGAAACAAAGTTGCCGTCCATCACCTTGGTCTGGTCGAGTGCCAGGATCGACGACCGCGGATCATGGTTGAAATCGATCGAGACATTCGGGTGATGGGTGACGCCGAGAATGCCCTTGAGCTTGCCATTGGAGGCGGCGATGACCGCTTCGTTGATTTCCTGAACCGTGGTCGCGCGCTTGGCGATGAACTTGAAGTCGACGACCGAGACGTTAGGCGTCGGCACGCGGATCGAGATGCCGTCGAGCTTGCCCTTGAGGTCGGGCAGAACGAGGCCGATCGCCTTGGCGGCACCGGTCGAGGTCGGGATCTGCGACAGGGCAGCGGCGCGGGCGCGGTAGAGATCCTTGTGCATGGTGTCCAGCGTCGGCTGGTCGCCCGTGTAGGAATGGATCGTCGTCATCATGCCTTTTTCGATGCCGACCGTCTCGTGCAGCACGGCGGCCAGCGGCGCCAGGCAATTGGTGGTGCAGGACGCGTTGGAGATGACGATGTGGTCCTTGGTCAGCTTGTCGTGGTTGATGCCGTAGACCACGGTCAGGTCAGCACCATCTGCAGGTGCCGAGACCAGCACGCGCTTGGCGCCGGCGGTCAGATGGGCCGCGGCCTTGTCGCGCGCGGTGAAGATGCCGGTGCATTCGAGCGCGATGTCGACGCCGAGTTCCTTCCACGGCAGCTGGCTCGGATCCTTGATCGCGGTGACCTTGAATTTTTCCTTGCCGACGGTGATCTGGTCGCCTTCGACGCTGACTTCGTGCGGGAAGCGGCCATGCACGCTGTCATAGCGCAGCAGGTGGGCGTTGGTCTCGACCGGGCCGAGATCGTTGACGGCGACGACGTCGATGTCCTTGCGGCCGGATTCATGGATGGCGCGCAGGATGTTGCGGCCGATGCGGCCGAATCCGTTGATGGCAACTCTGACGGTCATTTTTCTCTCCCTGGGAGCTGGAGGGCAGACGATGGGTCCGCAGCTTCATAGCGGCGCAAGCGGAAAGAATCCAGCCGCAGCGACACAGATTTAAATCGATTAGGCTGGGCCAGCCCGGCGAATTCGTTTTGCGCGATTTCGCCGGGCTACCCCTCAACCCCTTATTTTGCGTGCAGGCGGGCTTCCGCTGCCTTGGCCGCTGCCTCGGCGGTGATGCCGAAATGCGGGTAGAGCTGTTCGATCGTGCCGGAGGCGCCGAAGCCGGTCATGCCGATGAAGATGCCGTCCGAGCCGATGAGGTGATCCCAGCCCTGACGGATACCGGCCTCGATCGCCATCTTGATCGGCGCATTGCCGATCGTCTTCTTGCGATAGTCGTCGCTCTGCTTGTCGAACAGTTCGAAGCAAGGCACCGAGACGACGCGGGTCGGGTGGCCATGCTTTTCCAACAAGTCACGGGCACCAAGGGCGATCTCGATCTCGGAGCCGGTGGCGAAGATCGTCACCGCTGCCTCGCCATTGGCCGCTGCCAACTCGTAGGCGCCCTGGCTGCTCAGGTTCTTGGCCGAATGCTCGGTGCGCACCGTCGGCAGATTCTGGCGGGTCAGCGCCAGGGTTGACGGCGTCTTTTCGGATTCGATGGCGATCTGCCAGCATTCGGCGGTTTCTACCGCGTCGGCCGGACGGAAGACGTTGTGGTTGGGGATGGCGCGCAGGGCCGCCAGATGCTCGACCGGCTGGTGCGTCGGGCCATCTTCGCCCAGACCAATGGAATCATGGGTCATGACGAAGATCGAGCGGATGCCCATCAGCGAGGACAGCCGCATCGAGGGACGGGCATAGTCGGAGAAGCACATGAAGGTCCCGCCATAGGCGATGAGGCCGCCATAGAGCGTCAGGCCGTTGATCGCGGCCGCCATGCCATGCTCGCGGATGCCATAGTGGACATAGCGCTGGCCATAATCGTCCGGCGTGATGTTCTTGGTCTGGCTGGTCTTGGTGTTGTTGGAGCCGGTCAGGTCGGCGGAGCCGCCGATGGTTTCCGGCACCGCGCCGTTGATGACTTCCAGCGCCATTTCCGACGATTTGCGGGTGGCGACCTTCGGCTTGTCGGCCGAGAGCTTCTTCTTGTAGTCGGCGATGACGGCGTCGAAGTTGGACGGCAGCTTGCCGGCGATCCGGCGCTCGAACTCGGCCTTGAGCTTGGGCTCGGCCTTGGCCAGGCGGCCTTCCCAGTCGGCGCGCGGCTTGGCGCCGGACTTGCCGGCAGTACGCCATGCGTCGAGGATGTCGGCCGGAATCTCGAAGGGCGGCGAATCCCAATTGAAGAACTTGCGCGCGCCAGCGATCTCGTCGGCGCCCAGCGGCGAACCGTGCGCCTTGTTGGTGCCGGCCTTGGTCGGGGCGCCGAAGCCGATGGTCGTCTTGCAGGCGATCATCGTCGGCTTGTCGGAATGGCGGGCGGCTTCGATGGCATAGGCGATCGCTTCCGGATCGGTGCCGTCGATGTGGCTGGCGTTCCAGCCGGAGGCCTGGAAGCGGGCGACCTGATCGGTGTTGTCGGACAGCGAGACCGGACCGTCGATCGAGATGTTGTTGTTGTCCCAGAAGACGATCAGCCTGTTGAGCTTGAGATGGCCGGCCAGCGCGATGGCTTCCTGGGAAACTCCTTCCATCAGGCAGCCGTCACCGGCCAGTACGTAGGTATAGTGGTTGACGAGGTCGTTGCCGAAGGCAGCGTTCATAATGCGCTCGCCGAGCGCGAAGCCGACCGAATTGGCCAGACCCTGACCGAGCGGGCCGGTCGTCGTCTCGATGCCGGTGGCGTGGCCGTATTCGGGATGGCCGGCGGTCTTCGAGCCCAGCTGGCGGAAATGCTTGATCTGGTCGATGGTCATGTCTTCATAGCCGGTCAGATGCAGCAAAGAATAGAGCAGCATCGAGCCATGGCCGGCCGACAGGATGAAGCGGTCGCGATCGGGCCAGTGCGGCGCCTTGGGGTCGTATTTCAGGAAGCGCGTGAACAGCACCGTGGCGATGTCGGCGCAGCCCATCGGCAGGCCAGGATGGCCGGACTGGGCCTTCTCGACGGCGTCCATGGAGAGAAAGCGGATCGCATTGGCCATCCGGTCATGTTGTTCACGCGACGTCATGGTTCCTCCAGAAATGGGGTTTGGGGGCTTGGGAGAGCCCTTGAAAAGGGTGCGCGACACATAGCAGGCGCGGGCTTTTAGTCAACAAACCGGTGCGCATTTGCCGGTCTTGTGATGCTGGCGCCAAGCCTACATTAGCGTTAGCGGGGGACAGTCGCGAGAGCTTTGTTGACGTTGCCTTCACCCGGTGCCTAATGTTTCCTGGATAACGCGTTCTGAACGCGAACGATTCGGTGATGGGCAGGGCACAGGACGAAGGCCATGACCGGGGAAACCACGCTCAAGGAAGTGATCGCCAGGCTGGGGAAGGCCATCGAAGGGCTGGAAAATGCCGTCGCCGCCAAGCTCGAGCATGAGCGCGACTATTCGGAAGCCGAGGCCGAGGTGCAGCGGATGAATGCCGACCGCTCCCGGCTGGCGCAGGAACTCGACAATTCCGAAGCGCGCGCCGAACGGCTGGAAGATGCCAACAAGGAAGTCTCGCGACGGCTGGTGACCGCGATGGAAACCATCCGCGCCGTGTTGGACAGATAGGAGCTGGCCCGATGGCACAGGTCACGGTTTCAATAGACGGCAAGCAGTATCGCATGGCCTGCGACGAGGGCCAGGAAGAGCATCTGATCGACCTTGCCGAGCGTTTCGACCGCTATGTCTCGCATCTGAAGGATTCTTTTGGCGAGATTGGCGACCAGCGGCTGACCGTCATGGCCGGCATCATGGTGATGGACGAACTCTCGGAGTTGCAGAAACGCGTCAAGGGCATGGAAAGCGAAGTGCTGACGTTGCGCAAGACGCGCGACGAGGCACTGACCAAGGCCGACAAGAATGACGGCGTGCTGACCAACGCCCTCGGCGCTTTGGCGCAGCGTATGGAAGATCTGACGGCGACGCTGGCCGTCAACAAGGCCTGAAGCGGCGTTTAGCGGCATCCCTCCCGAAAGATGAACAGGCGTCGATGACGCTGGCAGAACGAAAATACTCGTTCTGCCGCCGACAAGAGTTTCCTATTATCTTGCAGTCGCGATTTTTGCGCTAAGATGCGACGATGCCGGAGCGTGGACGCTTTGACGGCGGCGTGGTTTGCCGCTCTCGCTCCTGACCAGATTAGTTACAGGGGACCAGATTAGTTATAGGGGAAATGTGCCATGAGCCTTCGTATCAACGATATCGCGCCCGACTTCACCGCCGAGACCACGCAAGGGACGATCAGCTTCCATGACTGGATCGGCGACGGCTGGGCGCTCTTGTTCAGCCATCCGAAGAACTTCACGCCGGTCTGCACGACCGAACTCGGTACCGTGGCCGGGCTGGAGGGCGAGTTCAAGAAACGCAACGTCAAGATCATCGGTACTTCGGTCGATCCGGTTGCGAGCCACGACAAATGGCAGGCCGACATCAAGACGGCGACCGGCCATGAGGTGCACTATCCGCTGATCGGCGACAAGGACCTCAAGGTCGCCAAGCTCTATGACATGCTGCCGGCCGGCGCCGGCGACACCTCGGAGGGCCGCACGCCCGCCGACAACGCCACCGTGCGCTCGGTCTATCTCATCGGGCCGGACAAGAAGATCAAGCTGGTGCTGACCTACCCGATGACCACGGGCCGCAACTTCGACGAGATCTTGCGCGTCATCGATTCCATCCAGCTGACCGCCAAGCACCAGGTGGCGACGCCGGCCAACTGGAAGCAGGGCGAGGACGTCATCATCACCGCCGCCGTTTCCAACGAGGATGCGATCAAGCGTTTTGGCGCTTACGAGACCATCCTGCCCTATCTCAGGAAGACCAAGCAGCCTTCCGCCTGAAGCAAGCGCGTCGGAACAGTTTTCGGTTTTTTCGCTCCTGTGCGCCAAGTCATGCTTGACTGACCTGCTGGAGCGGACGACCATGCTCCTGTTGGGTTCCGGTGGAGAAAATCCTTCCTGCCGGTGATGGGTTGAGGGAGCCGGACGTGGACATAGCTTTGGCCATGCCATTGGTCACAGGCTTCTATGACAAGCCGACCGGGGCCATCCAGTATGTCGTCGCCGACCCGGCGACGAAGCGATGCGCCATCATCGATCCGATCCTCGACTTCGATGAGAGGTCCGGTGCAACGGATACAAAGAGCGCCGATGCCTTGCTCGATTTCGTCAGGGAAAACGGGCTGGAGCTTGAGTGGATCCTCGACACCCATCCCCATGCCGACCATTTCTCGGCGGCGCATTACCTGAAACAGAAGACCGGGGCGCCAACCGCGATCGGCCTAAGGATCGTCGATGTCCAGAACCTGTGGAAGGTGATCTACAACTGGCCGGATTTCCCCGCCGACGGCTCGCAGTGGGACAGGCTGTTCGCAGAGGGCGATACCTTCCGTGTCGGCAGCCTGCCGGTCAAGGTGCTGTTCTCGCCTGGACATACGCTGGCCTCGATCAGCTATGTGATCGGCGACGCCGCCTTCGTGCATGATACGCTGTTCATGCCGGACAGCGGCACGGCAAGGGCCGATTTTCCCGGTGGCAGCGCAGCGCGGCTGTGGCGCTCGATCCAGGACATTCTGGCGTTGCCCGATGAGACGCGAATCTTCGTCGGCCATGACTATCAGGCCGGCGGCCGCGAACCCTTGTGGGAAAGCACGGTGGCGGCGCAGAAGGCGACAAACATCCATCTCGTGGCCGCGCGCAGCGAGGCTGAGTTCGTAGCCCTGCGCGACGCGCGCGACCGGACATTGCCGATGCCGCGGCTGATCCTGCATGCGCTGCAGGTCAACATGAACGGCGGACGGTTGCCGGAGCCGGAAGCCAATGGCCGGCGGTATCTGAAGTTTCCGCTCGACGCACTTTGAGGTAATGCGCCCCACTGACTCAACGCACAAAAAAAGCGGCGCCAGTTTCTTGGCGCCGCTTTTTGTTCATTGGCGAAGCAGGCTTACGCCGCCGGCTGTGCTTCGATGGTGCGCAGCGCCTGGGTCTGGCGCTTGGCGGCGGCCTTGACCGCATCCTGCACCTTCTCGAAGGCACGCACTTCGATCTGGCGCACGCGCTCGCGGCTGATGTCGAACTCGGAAGACAGCTCTTCCAGCGTCAGCGGCTCCTCGGCGAGGCGACGGGCCTCGAAGATGCGCCGCTCGCGCTCGTTGAGCACGGCAAGAGCGCCGGACAGCATGCCGCGCCGGTTCTCCAGCTCGTCCTGCTCGATCAGCATGTCTTCCTGGCTTTCGTGGTCGTCGACCAGCCAGTCCTGCCATTCGCCGGACTCGCCTTCGCTCGCCCGGATCGGGGCGTTGAGCGATGCGTCGCCCGACAGGCGGCGGTTCATCGACACCACTTCGGCTTCGGAAACGTTCAGCCGCGTGGCGATCTCGGCGATCTGGTCGGGCTTGAGGTCGCCGTCATCCAGAGCCTGGATCTTGCCCTTCACCTTGCGCAGGTTGAAGAACAGCCGCTTCTGGTTGGCGGTCGTGCCCATCTTGACCAGGCTCCACGAGCGCAGGATGTATTCCTGGATCGAGGCCTTGATCCACCACATGGCGTAGGTCGCGAGGCGGAAGCCGCGCTCGGGTTCGAATTTCTTGACGGCCTGCATCAGGCCGACATTACCTTCCGAGATCACCTCGCCGATCGGCAGGCCGTAGCCGCGATAGCCCATGGCGATCTTGGCGACGAGCCGCAAATGGCTGGTGACGAGCTTGTGGGCGGCAGAAGTGTCTTCATGCTCGGCATAACGCTTGGCGAGCATGTACTCTTCCTGCGGCTGAAGCATCGGAAAGCGGCGGATTTCTTCCAGGTAGCGGCTGAGGCCGCCTTCGCCGGAAACGATACTGGGTAATGACTGGGCCATGATAGCGCCCCCTCTCTATTGGAGTGATGCCCCCGAAACGCGGCGGGCATGTGACGCAAGCACCAAAAGGCTCGCTCGCGACATCAGATCTTATACAGGAACAAAACCAGAAAAGACAGGCATTTGTTCAACACGAAACAGTGTGTCACGCTGAAGTGAACAATGCCAGTCAGGTTTTTTGATGGCTGGTTTCGGGCTTGACAGTGACAGGTTCAGAGTTTGCGAAAGCCGCCGACGAGTTCCTCCATGTCCCCCGGTATCGGCGCCTCGAACCTCATCGTTAGATGGGTAGTGGGGTGGCGAAATGCAAGGAGCCAGGCATGCAAAGCTTGCCGGGAAAATGCCTTGACCTGGCTTTTCAGCGGTTCGGGCAGCCGGTTGGCCTTGGTGCGAAACGCCTGACCATAGTCTGGGTCGCCGATGACGGGATGGCCGATATGCGCCATGTGAACGCGGATCTGGTGGGTGCGGCCGGTCTCCAGCCGGCACTCGACCAGGCTGGCGGTGGCGAAGTCCTTCTGGCCTTCGCCGAAGCGCTCCTGCACGGCAAAGTGGGTGACAGCATGGCGGGCGTCGTCGCGCCCTTCCGGCACCACGGCACGGCGCACCCGGTCGGCCGCGCGGCCAAGCGGCGCATCGACCGTACCGGTCGGTCTCGGCGGTATGCCCCAGACCAAAGCCAGATAGGCGCGTTCGAGATCACCCGTCCGGCCGTGATCGGCAAAGGCCTCCGACAGCGCCTTGTGGGCACGGTCGGTCTTGGCCACCACCATGACGCCGCTGGTCTCCTTGTCCAGACGGTGCACGATGCCCGGCCGCCGCACGCCGCCAATGCCCGAAAGGCTGTCGCCGCAATGATGGATCAGCGCGTTGACCAGCGTACCGGTCCAGTTGCCGGCGCCGGGATGCACGACCAGCCCGGCCGGCTTGTTGATGACGATGAGTTCGTCGTCCTCATAGAGCA
Protein-coding regions in this window:
- a CDS encoding potassium/proton antiporter, with protein sequence MEHAIYLVTLVGTALVVAAAFSSLIAFRFGAPLLLLFLCIGLATGTDGLGIEFDNARIAYFAGSLALAVILFDSGFGTPLNALRQAAGPALSLATVGVLLTTGLFGAAAHYLLNLSWLESFLLGAAVASTDAAAVFFLLRAGEINLRERVRSTLEVESGTNDPIAIFLTITLVEIIAAHANPETNVLLTSLILGFFLNMGLGALVGVLGGLAIVRLVDRLNLDHGLLPIFVLTLSLMVFAAAGAIGGSGFLAVYIAGLIAGNSDIRAVTILKRFQDGMSWLAQIIMFLILGLFATPSQFPAIMVPAIALGLFLMFVARPIAVWLCLIPFRLPRPEVAFVSWVGLRGAVSILLAITPLLGGLENGRVIFNTAFIIVLVSLVIQGWTVGPLARRLGLIVPARLGPLDKVELELPGSAHHELLAYRVAPGSPVARGERIPRWARPSLVLRDGRSMRFQDMGRLAAGDQVYIFVPDRYPRLLDKLFASRAVVDPEDADFFGAFAVDPARSAAELEAAYTPGLTEAEQKQTVGALVTARLGGHAEYADRVLIGQIELIVRDVDDKGKITGLGLSFEPTAPVARVPVFLSAGEMGDRLSAFIRNWRKPTETQMEAARPEGTPPEAPEAQKATTEG
- the gap gene encoding type I glyceraldehyde-3-phosphate dehydrogenase → MTVRVAINGFGRIGRNILRAIHESGRKDIDVVAVNDLGPVETNAHLLRYDSVHGRFPHEVSVEGDQITVGKEKFKVTAIKDPSQLPWKELGVDIALECTGIFTARDKAAAHLTAGAKRVLVSAPADGADLTVVYGINHDKLTKDHIVISNASCTTNCLAPLAAVLHETVGIEKGMMTTIHSYTGDQPTLDTMHKDLYRARAAALSQIPTSTGAAKAIGLVLPDLKGKLDGISIRVPTPNVSVVDFKFIAKRATTVQEINEAVIAASNGKLKGILGVTHHPNVSIDFNHDPRSSILALDQTKVMDGNFVSVLSWYDNEWGFSNRMSDTAVAFGKTIA
- the tkt gene encoding transketolase, with the protein product MTSREQHDRMANAIRFLSMDAVEKAQSGHPGLPMGCADIATVLFTRFLKYDPKAPHWPDRDRFILSAGHGSMLLYSLLHLTGYEDMTIDQIKHFRQLGSKTAGHPEYGHATGIETTTGPLGQGLANSVGFALGERIMNAAFGNDLVNHYTYVLAGDGCLMEGVSQEAIALAGHLKLNRLIVFWDNNNISIDGPVSLSDNTDQVARFQASGWNASHIDGTDPEAIAYAIEAARHSDKPTMIACKTTIGFGAPTKAGTNKAHGSPLGADEIAGARKFFNWDSPPFEIPADILDAWRTAGKSGAKPRADWEGRLAKAEPKLKAEFERRIAGKLPSNFDAVIADYKKKLSADKPKVATRKSSEMALEVINGAVPETIGGSADLTGSNNTKTSQTKNITPDDYGQRYVHYGIREHGMAAAINGLTLYGGLIAYGGTFMCFSDYARPSMRLSSLMGIRSIFVMTHDSIGLGEDGPTHQPVEHLAALRAIPNHNVFRPADAVETAECWQIAIESEKTPSTLALTRQNLPTVRTEHSAKNLSSQGAYELAAANGEAAVTIFATGSEIEIALGARDLLEKHGHPTRVVSVPCFELFDKQSDDYRKKTIGNAPIKMAIEAGIRQGWDHLIGSDGIFIGMTGFGASGTIEQLYPHFGITAEAAAKAAEARLHAK
- a CDS encoding DUF4164 domain-containing protein, whose protein sequence is MTGETTLKEVIARLGKAIEGLENAVAAKLEHERDYSEAEAEVQRMNADRSRLAQELDNSEARAERLEDANKEVSRRLVTAMETIRAVLDR
- a CDS encoding cell division protein ZapA; translation: MAQVTVSIDGKQYRMACDEGQEEHLIDLAERFDRYVSHLKDSFGEIGDQRLTVMAGIMVMDELSELQKRVKGMESEVLTLRKTRDEALTKADKNDGVLTNALGALAQRMEDLTATLAVNKA
- a CDS encoding peroxiredoxin; this encodes MSLRINDIAPDFTAETTQGTISFHDWIGDGWALLFSHPKNFTPVCTTELGTVAGLEGEFKKRNVKIIGTSVDPVASHDKWQADIKTATGHEVHYPLIGDKDLKVAKLYDMLPAGAGDTSEGRTPADNATVRSVYLIGPDKKIKLVLTYPMTTGRNFDEILRVIDSIQLTAKHQVATPANWKQGEDVIITAAVSNEDAIKRFGAYETILPYLRKTKQPSA
- a CDS encoding MBL fold metallo-hydrolase; amino-acid sequence: MPLVTGFYDKPTGAIQYVVADPATKRCAIIDPILDFDERSGATDTKSADALLDFVRENGLELEWILDTHPHADHFSAAHYLKQKTGAPTAIGLRIVDVQNLWKVIYNWPDFPADGSQWDRLFAEGDTFRVGSLPVKVLFSPGHTLASISYVIGDAAFVHDTLFMPDSGTARADFPGGSAARLWRSIQDILALPDETRIFVGHDYQAGGREPLWESTVAAQKATNIHLVAARSEAEFVALRDARDRTLPMPRLILHALQVNMNGGRLPEPEANGRRYLKFPLDAL
- the rpoH gene encoding RNA polymerase sigma factor RpoH gives rise to the protein MAQSLPSIVSGEGGLSRYLEEIRRFPMLQPQEEYMLAKRYAEHEDTSAAHKLVTSHLRLVAKIAMGYRGYGLPIGEVISEGNVGLMQAVKKFEPERGFRLATYAMWWIKASIQEYILRSWSLVKMGTTANQKRLFFNLRKVKGKIQALDDGDLKPDQIAEIATRLNVSEAEVVSMNRRLSGDASLNAPIRASEGESGEWQDWLVDDHESQEDMLIEQDELENRRGMLSGALAVLNERERRIFEARRLAEEPLTLEELSSEFDISRERVRQIEVRAFEKVQDAVKAAAKRQTQALRTIEAQPAA
- a CDS encoding RluA family pseudouridine synthase; the protein is MSAHSEEAPELIEDRLIEDRSIEAGPAVLVVGADAAGQRLDQWLATSLGPDMSRSRVQMLIRQGAVTIDGKPADETKRKMIPGERVSVVMPEPEPASPRGENIALDVLYEDDELIVINKPAGLVVHPGAGNWTGTLVNALIHHCGDSLSGIGGVRRPGIVHRLDKETSGVMVVAKTDRAHKALSEAFADHGRTGDLERAYLALVWGIPPRPTGTVDAPLGRAADRVRRAVVPEGRDDARHAVTHFAVQERFGEGQKDFATASLVECRLETGRTHQIRVHMAHIGHPVIGDPDYGQAFRTKANRLPEPLKSQVKAFSRQALHAWLLAFRHPTTHLTMRFEAPIPGDMEELVGGFRKL